A stretch of Candidatus Methylomirabilota bacterium DNA encodes these proteins:
- a CDS encoding ABC transporter permease, producing MTRAWRRIARGAAGVVLLGLAWEAFARSRLFAPALTPTVETIAGALLRMVLDGSLFGHALFTLYRVLSGLALAALVGIPLGLLMGRWRPAERFFLPLLSVLMPIPSLAWVPLFILWFGLGNTATIMLVFYAATFPLMYNTWTGVRSINRLWLRAASAMGADDQALFRKVVLPGALPLVITGLRQAFARSWIAVVGGEMIAASAWGLGWVIFDAKEFLNTDVMLGVLVVIGGLGLLFERVVFQALEAR from the coding sequence GTGACCCGCGCCTGGCGACGCATCGCGCGGGGCGCAGCCGGGGTGGTGCTCCTCGGCCTGGCGTGGGAGGCCTTCGCCCGCAGCCGGCTCTTCGCCCCGGCCCTCACCCCCACCGTGGAGACGATCGCCGGCGCCCTCCTCCGGATGGTCCTGGACGGCTCGCTCTTCGGCCACGCGCTCTTCACCCTCTACCGCGTGCTGTCGGGGCTCGCCCTGGCGGCGCTGGTCGGCATTCCGCTCGGCCTGCTGATGGGCCGGTGGCGTCCGGCCGAGCGGTTCTTCCTGCCGCTCCTGAGCGTGCTCATGCCGATCCCGTCGCTCGCCTGGGTGCCGCTGTTCATCCTCTGGTTCGGGCTGGGGAACACGGCGACGATCATGCTCGTCTTCTACGCCGCCACGTTTCCCCTGATGTACAACACGTGGACCGGAGTCCGGTCGATCAACCGGCTCTGGCTCCGGGCCGCTTCGGCGATGGGCGCCGACGATCAGGCCCTGTTCCGCAAGGTCGTCCTGCCCGGCGCGCTGCCGCTCGTGATCACGGGACTCCGGCAGGCCTTTGCCCGGTCCTGGATCGCGGTGGTCGGCGGCGAGATGATCGCGGCCAGCGCCTGGGGGCTCGGCTGGGTGATCTTCGATGCCAAGGAGTTCCTCAACACCGACGTGATGCTGGGCGTCCTGGTCGTCATCGGCGGGCTCGGGCTCCTGTTCGAGCGGGTGGTGTTCCAGGCCCTCGAGGCCCG
- a CDS encoding ABC transporter substrate-binding protein — translation MDRRTFVAGLGGAAAGLVLGRRPAPAADPVRLGYQVNIWGSLSVVALKSGAFEKLGLTVEGIQAPVGRQTRDAMVAGRIDFGTFAVPTFLLGAEKGDLVAVALAGHAGKTVHVLVRPDSPIRSVADLRGKKIATGIGSSTDAVFQSRVAPKFGLTAGSYEAVNTLEPDKVAALVAKQVEASVSTEPFISVAEEQGLARSLLSFETYDPIPVVLAAGPGVPDRRRDATVQFLRAWIATARLFQETPPRAADIMTEVLNERGYKVTPAVVRKALGRFDVKVEMGPDFRAYAVAEAEGLLKAGRIKAMPDWDRALRRDLLEQAMKG, via the coding sequence ATGGATCGACGGACCTTCGTGGCCGGGCTGGGGGGTGCGGCCGCGGGACTCGTCCTGGGTCGCCGGCCGGCGCCGGCGGCCGACCCGGTGCGCCTGGGCTACCAGGTGAACATCTGGGGGAGCCTGTCGGTGGTCGCGCTGAAGTCCGGCGCCTTCGAGAAGCTGGGCCTCACCGTCGAGGGGATCCAGGCGCCGGTCGGGCGGCAGACTCGGGACGCGATGGTGGCCGGGCGGATCGACTTCGGCACCTTCGCCGTTCCGACCTTTCTCCTCGGAGCCGAGAAGGGTGACCTCGTCGCGGTGGCCCTCGCGGGTCACGCCGGCAAGACCGTGCACGTCCTGGTCCGGCCCGACTCGCCGATCCGGAGCGTGGCCGACCTCCGGGGGAAGAAGATCGCCACCGGGATCGGCAGCAGCACCGACGCCGTCTTCCAGTCGCGGGTGGCGCCGAAATTCGGGCTGACGGCGGGGAGCTACGAGGCCGTCAACACGCTGGAGCCGGACAAGGTGGCGGCGCTCGTCGCCAAGCAGGTGGAGGCCAGCGTCAGCACCGAGCCCTTCATCTCGGTCGCCGAGGAGCAGGGCCTGGCCCGGTCGCTCCTGAGCTTCGAGACGTACGACCCGATTCCCGTCGTCCTGGCGGCGGGTCCGGGGGTCCCCGATCGCCGCCGCGACGCCACGGTGCAGTTTCTCCGTGCCTGGATCGCCACCGCCCGGCTGTTCCAGGAGACACCGCCGCGGGCCGCCGACATCATGACGGAGGTGCTGAACGAGCGCGGCTACAAGGTAACTCCCGCGGTGGTGCGGAAGGCCCTGGGGCGCTTCGACGTCAAGGTGGAGATGGGCCCGGACTTCCGGGCCTACGCGGTGGCCGAGGCCGAGGGCCTGCTCAAGGCCGGGCGGATCAAGGCCATGCCCGACTGGGATCGGGCCCTCCGGCGCGACCTCCTCGAGCAGGCGATGAAGGGATGA
- a CDS encoding ABC transporter permease: protein MSRGVEAVAPPAARPASRDRAAAGRLRAAGEFLLPFAILAVAWELFAAFGPLPAKLFPSLGTVIQTFGGLLASGVLLSHAQGTIIRLGLGFALAAILGVAVGIAMGRYRWAEDVLLPLVSIGSPIPGLAYAPLFILWFGLGNLPAVLLVAVAAAFPAAINTWTGVKAVKDIWIRAAEAMGAPEHQLFRKVILPGALPYILTGLRLALARAWRVLVAAEMLTSVPRGLGWLIFGAREFLNTDVMLAGIAVIGIIGFLLERVVFERLERFTVVRWGMMEA from the coding sequence GTGAGCCGCGGAGTCGAGGCGGTCGCGCCGCCCGCCGCGCGGCCCGCGTCTCGGGACCGAGCAGCGGCCGGGCGTCTCCGCGCCGCCGGTGAGTTCCTGCTGCCCTTCGCGATCCTGGCCGTCGCGTGGGAGCTCTTTGCCGCGTTCGGCCCGTTGCCGGCGAAGCTCTTCCCGAGCCTCGGGACCGTCATCCAGACCTTCGGCGGCCTGCTCGCCTCCGGCGTCCTCCTGTCGCACGCCCAGGGGACGATCATCCGCCTGGGACTCGGGTTCGCCCTGGCCGCCATCCTGGGGGTCGCGGTCGGGATCGCGATGGGCCGCTACCGCTGGGCCGAAGACGTCCTGTTGCCGCTGGTGAGCATCGGCAGCCCGATCCCGGGGTTGGCCTACGCGCCCCTCTTCATCCTGTGGTTCGGCCTCGGCAATCTTCCGGCGGTGCTGCTGGTCGCGGTCGCCGCCGCCTTCCCGGCGGCCATCAATACCTGGACGGGCGTGAAGGCGGTGAAGGACATCTGGATCCGGGCGGCCGAAGCCATGGGGGCGCCGGAGCACCAGCTCTTCCGCAAGGTGATCCTGCCCGGTGCCCTGCCGTACATCCTGACGGGGCTCCGGCTGGCCCTGGCCCGGGCCTGGCGGGTGCTGGTGGCGGCCGAGATGCTCACCTCGGTGCCCCGCGGGCTCGGCTGGCTCATCTTCGGCGCCCGCGAGTTCCTCAACACCGACGTCATGCTGGCCGGGATCGCCGTGATCGGGATCATCGGATTCCTGCTGGAGCGGGTCGTCTTCGAGCGGCTCGAGCGCTTCACGGTCGTCCGATGGGGAATGATGGAAGCGTGA
- a CDS encoding ABC transporter ATP-binding protein: MLCCPRRGGIGLLEVRDVHTYYGDSYVLQGVSLRVDRSQVVGILGRNGMGKTTLIRSIIGFTPPRTGQVLFKGRDITGWPSYRAVGLGMGLVPQGRRVFPSLTVTENLAVAARGNGGAWNVERVMELFPRLRERAESRAGKLSGGEQQMLAIARALMSNPDLLLMDEPTEGLAPLLVREVGRVIADLKTRGLSILLVEQNIPLALRVTDHVHVLSRGRIVHSCVPGALWENEEIKARYLGI; encoded by the coding sequence ATTCTATGCTGCCCGCGGCGAGGAGGGATCGGCCTGCTCGAGGTCCGGGACGTCCACACCTACTACGGCGACAGCTACGTCCTCCAGGGCGTCTCCCTGAGGGTCGACCGGAGCCAGGTCGTCGGCATCCTCGGACGGAACGGCATGGGGAAGACGACGCTGATCCGCTCCATCATCGGGTTCACGCCCCCCCGGACCGGCCAGGTGCTCTTCAAGGGGCGGGACATCACCGGCTGGCCCTCCTATCGCGCGGTCGGCTTGGGGATGGGGCTCGTGCCCCAGGGCCGGCGGGTCTTCCCCTCGCTCACCGTGACCGAGAATCTGGCGGTGGCCGCCCGGGGAAACGGCGGCGCCTGGAACGTCGAGCGGGTGATGGAATTGTTCCCGCGCCTGCGGGAGCGGGCCGAGAGTCGGGCCGGCAAGCTCTCCGGCGGCGAGCAGCAGATGCTGGCGATCGCCCGCGCGCTCATGTCGAACCCCGACCTGCTCCTCATGGACGAGCCGACGGAAGGCCTGGCGCCGCTCCTGGTCCGGGAGGTCGGACGCGTCATCGCCGACCTCAAGACGCGGGGACTCTCGATCCTGCTCGTCGAGCAGAACATCCCGCTGGCGCTCCGCGTGACCGACCACGTCCACGTCCTCTCGCGGGGCCGGATCGTGCACTCGTGCGTGCCGGGCGCGCTCTGGGAGAACGAGGAGATCAAGGCCCGCTACCTGGGAATCTGA